The Strix uralensis isolate ZFMK-TIS-50842 chromosome 13, bStrUra1, whole genome shotgun sequence genome window below encodes:
- the GAB3 gene encoding GRB2-associated-binding protein 3 isoform X2 has product MSSGDVVCTGWLIKSPPEKKLKRYAWRKRWFVLRRGRMSGNPDVLEYYRNNHSKKPIRIIDLNECEVLKHSGPNFIKKEFQNNFVFIVRTTYRTFYLVAKTEEEMQIWVHNISQICNFGHLEDGTGSVESLSHTTSSPQPSPAASTHTSRIADPSFSVNHAAADVSAAEETPSESESVFLPDYLFLSNCESGKLSHNRCDSWSNSDRSLEQTSSDDVFVDSLQSQPSLYLVQPSSTGSVHQDGAPLANPSTMSRNIDISGPPSDFSSSSPLLGTPLTPTFQIDKSQNALPYGVTQLDILSNTPPPRPPKPTHFSDRRGDEVGGGALQNGHAGICRAQVALVPRRISLSSLDNVRNWKADMEGSSLRSRDKRLSLNLPCRFSPLYSTASDITEDSYVPMRPSTSPSAPGSDCSPDGYIPMSPGSATFTFPVVSTEKLTSPLPELPSDLEPPPVNRDLKPRRKSRPPPLDLRNLSTIREHAAVTRMWTVPYNRMSFISPERDGINSARIFANSVSGEEEESYIHMEHRQATSPYSGAFPWTRKSNLDYLALDFNSASPSPVQKKPFLSEEQRVDYVQVDEQKTQALQNTKQEWTDERQSKV; this is encoded by the exons GCATGGCGGAAGCGCTGGTTCGTGCTGCGCAGAGGCCGCATGAGCGGGAACCCGGATGTGCTGGAGTACTACAGGAACAACCATTCCAAAAAGCCCATTCGGATCATCGACCTCAACGAGTGCGAAGTGTTGAAGCACTCGGGACCCAACTTCATCAAGAAGGAATTTCAGAACAACTTCGTCTTCATTGTGAGAACCACCTACCGCACCTTCTACCTAGTAGCCAAAACCGAGGAGGAGATGCAGATCTGGGTGCACAACATCAGCCAGATCTGTAACTTTGGACATCTAGAAGATGGCACAG GTTCGGTGGAGAGCCTGTCTCACACAACCTCGTCCCCACAGCCATCGCCGGCCGCCTCCACCCACACCTCCCGCATCGCTGATCCCTCCTTCTCAGTCAACCATGCTGCTGCTGACGTGTCTGCCGCAGAGGAGACCCCCAGCGAGTCAGAGTCGGTCTTCCTCCCCGACTACCTCTTCCTCTCCAACTGCGAGTCGGGCAAGCTCAGCCACAACAG GTGTGACAGCTGGTCGAATTCAGACAGATCTCTGGAGCAAACCTCATCAGACGATGTTTTTGTCGACTCCTTGCAGTCCCAGCCCTCTTTGTACCTTGTACAGCCGTCCAGCACTGGCAGTGTGCACCAGGACGGGGCCCCGTTGGCAAATCCCAGCACCATGTCCAGGAACATAGACATTAGCGGGCCACCCAGtgacttttcctcctcttctccactgcTGGGGACGCCGCTGACACCAACCTTTCAGATTGACAAGAGCCAAAATGCGCTGCCCTATGGTGTAACCCAGCTGGACATCCTGTCCAACACGCCCCCGCCGCGGCCACCCAAGCCAACGCACTTCTCAGACAGGAGAGGGGATGAGGTGGGCGGTGGAGCCCTCCAGAACGGGCACGCAGGGATCTGCCGAGCTCAGGTTGCTCTGGTGCCCAGGAGGATCTCCTTGTCCAGCTTAGACAACGTGAGGAACTGGAAAG cagACATGGAAGGCAGTTCCTTAAGAAGTCGGGATAAGAGGCTTAGCTTGAATTTG CCCTGTCGGTTCTCCCCACTCTACTCAACTGCTTCGGACATCACGGAGGACAGCTACGTGCCCATGCGCCCCAGCACCTCTCCCTCTGCGCCCGGCTCCGACTGTTCACCCGACGGCTATATCCCCATGAGCCCTGGCTCAGCCACGTTTACCTTCCCTGTCGTCAGCACTGAAAAACTCACCAGCCCATTACCTGAGCTTCCCTCGGACCTGGAGCCCCCTCCAGTGAACCGAGACCTCAAGCCTCGTAGGAAAT CACGGCCACCTCCTCTGGACTTGAGGAACCTCTCCACAATCCGGGAGCATGCTGCTGTGACCAGGATGTGGACTGTGCCTTA CAATCGAATGAGCTTTATCTCACCAGAAAGAGACGGTATTAATTCAGCAAGAATATTTGCCAATTCAGTTTCcggagaagaggaagaaagttaCATTCATATG GAACACAGACAGGCAACATCTCCATACAGTGGTGCTTTTCCATGGACAAGGAAATCTAACCTTGATTACTTAGCATTGGATTTTAATTCTGCTTCCCCATCCCCTGTACAGAAG aAACCTTTTCTCTCTGAGGAGCAGAGAGTGGACTATGTCCAGGTAGATGAACAGAAGACTCAAGCTTTACAGAACACTAAGCAGGAATGGACAGATGAGAGGCAATCAAAAGTCTAA
- the GAB3 gene encoding GRB2-associated-binding protein 3 isoform X1 → MSSGDVVCTGWLIKSPPEKKLKRYAWRKRWFVLRRGRMSGNPDVLEYYRNNHSKKPIRIIDLNECEVLKHSGPNFIKKEFQNNFVFIVRTTYRTFYLVAKTEEEMQIWVHNISQICNFGHLEDGTGSVESLSHTTSSPQPSPAASTHTSRIADPSFSVNHAAADVSAAEETPSESESVFLPDYLFLSNCESGKLSHNRCDSWSNSDRSLEQTSSDDVFVDSLQSQPSLYLVQPSSTGSVHQDGAPLANPSTMSRNIDISGPPSDFSSSSPLLGTPLTPTFQIDKSQNALPYGVTQLDILSNTPPPRPPKPTHFSDRRGDEVGGGALQNGHAGICRAQVALVPRRISLSSLDNVRNWKDMEGSSLRSRDKRLSLNLPCRFSPLYSTASDITEDSYVPMRPSTSPSAPGSDCSPDGYIPMSPGSATFTFPVVSTEKLTSPLPELPSDLEPPPVNRDLKPRRKSRPPPLDLRNLSTIREHAAVTRMWTVPYNRMSFISPERDGINSARIFANSVSGEEEESYIHMEHRQATSPYSGAFPWTRKSNLDYLALDFNSASPSPVQKKPFLSEEQRVDYVQVDEQKTQALQNTKQEWTDERQSKV, encoded by the exons GCATGGCGGAAGCGCTGGTTCGTGCTGCGCAGAGGCCGCATGAGCGGGAACCCGGATGTGCTGGAGTACTACAGGAACAACCATTCCAAAAAGCCCATTCGGATCATCGACCTCAACGAGTGCGAAGTGTTGAAGCACTCGGGACCCAACTTCATCAAGAAGGAATTTCAGAACAACTTCGTCTTCATTGTGAGAACCACCTACCGCACCTTCTACCTAGTAGCCAAAACCGAGGAGGAGATGCAGATCTGGGTGCACAACATCAGCCAGATCTGTAACTTTGGACATCTAGAAGATGGCACAG GTTCGGTGGAGAGCCTGTCTCACACAACCTCGTCCCCACAGCCATCGCCGGCCGCCTCCACCCACACCTCCCGCATCGCTGATCCCTCCTTCTCAGTCAACCATGCTGCTGCTGACGTGTCTGCCGCAGAGGAGACCCCCAGCGAGTCAGAGTCGGTCTTCCTCCCCGACTACCTCTTCCTCTCCAACTGCGAGTCGGGCAAGCTCAGCCACAACAG GTGTGACAGCTGGTCGAATTCAGACAGATCTCTGGAGCAAACCTCATCAGACGATGTTTTTGTCGACTCCTTGCAGTCCCAGCCCTCTTTGTACCTTGTACAGCCGTCCAGCACTGGCAGTGTGCACCAGGACGGGGCCCCGTTGGCAAATCCCAGCACCATGTCCAGGAACATAGACATTAGCGGGCCACCCAGtgacttttcctcctcttctccactgcTGGGGACGCCGCTGACACCAACCTTTCAGATTGACAAGAGCCAAAATGCGCTGCCCTATGGTGTAACCCAGCTGGACATCCTGTCCAACACGCCCCCGCCGCGGCCACCCAAGCCAACGCACTTCTCAGACAGGAGAGGGGATGAGGTGGGCGGTGGAGCCCTCCAGAACGGGCACGCAGGGATCTGCCGAGCTCAGGTTGCTCTGGTGCCCAGGAGGATCTCCTTGTCCAGCTTAGACAACGTGAGGAACTGGAAAG ACATGGAAGGCAGTTCCTTAAGAAGTCGGGATAAGAGGCTTAGCTTGAATTTG CCCTGTCGGTTCTCCCCACTCTACTCAACTGCTTCGGACATCACGGAGGACAGCTACGTGCCCATGCGCCCCAGCACCTCTCCCTCTGCGCCCGGCTCCGACTGTTCACCCGACGGCTATATCCCCATGAGCCCTGGCTCAGCCACGTTTACCTTCCCTGTCGTCAGCACTGAAAAACTCACCAGCCCATTACCTGAGCTTCCCTCGGACCTGGAGCCCCCTCCAGTGAACCGAGACCTCAAGCCTCGTAGGAAAT CACGGCCACCTCCTCTGGACTTGAGGAACCTCTCCACAATCCGGGAGCATGCTGCTGTGACCAGGATGTGGACTGTGCCTTA CAATCGAATGAGCTTTATCTCACCAGAAAGAGACGGTATTAATTCAGCAAGAATATTTGCCAATTCAGTTTCcggagaagaggaagaaagttaCATTCATATG GAACACAGACAGGCAACATCTCCATACAGTGGTGCTTTTCCATGGACAAGGAAATCTAACCTTGATTACTTAGCATTGGATTTTAATTCTGCTTCCCCATCCCCTGTACAGAAG aAACCTTTTCTCTCTGAGGAGCAGAGAGTGGACTATGTCCAGGTAGATGAACAGAAGACTCAAGCTTTACAGAACACTAAGCAGGAATGGACAGATGAGAGGCAATCAAAAGTCTAA